The proteins below are encoded in one region of Engystomops pustulosus chromosome 8, aEngPut4.maternal, whole genome shotgun sequence:
- the SUN1 gene encoding SUN domain-containing protein 1 isoform X5: MDYSHLHTYAPPQCVPENTGYTYSLSSSYSSEALDFENLHKIDPVFDSPRMSRRSLRLATPTTSFSDDLLNSSVQSNASYSGSFSNDMSVNRSGRQRHNSSMQSASSSRRLSRKGMGNVSFQSSFSTHVTDTSTLSTVLDESSIREQTEMDHLWGLDDDDPKVLDSTVIQGNGDVLTAETQTTLVNGYTCNDCSMLSERSNALTAYSASRAPDVSSYTISTKVYSRDRSHKSRELPPSVHKAAVLVRSAASSLTALLISLFHMVTLKLGYEMKAHSNFCGSMNVKGLQTEDGHLHINGETLWKAASGMFWWLGTGWYQLTTLVSLLNVFLLTRCLPKIYRALLLLIPLLLLLGLWLWGFDSLLAMLPLFSGSSTYTAQTAEDPIPLLKPTPDVHIPSADKEESRLQFDLRMRELEQKFGSMAANQQHYVEDYNKLKLLVIEIQNRIGQMNDPGQMSALISGLLAEHLAKIQTDVHDASTKDHSVSSRHEARILHLEALLSKLSEAVEEDRKRAQSNASEVGIGDQSHLRSRIESLEKEFEAYKAEFLKQTVRTSCDLPDCLLHKVDARVRETIHAMFGSKANLPEALLQWLSANYVSNEDFNARLQEVELRLLRNISQQVSITGKIPTSQMMEETVRGSIAGITEQEARVIVNNALKLYSQDRTGMVDFALESGGGSILGTRCTETYETKTALVSLFGIPLWYLSQSPRVVIQPDMYPGNCWAFKGAQGYLVVRLSMEIFPTAFSLEHIPKSLSPTGNITSAPKDFAIYGLENEYQEDGVLLVQSTYNEEGEPLQIFHVTEDNRKSFQIVELRILSNWGHSNYTCLYRFRAHGSPANNPQ, translated from the exons CTCCAGTTATTCCTCGGAAGCCTTGGACTTTGAGAACTTGCACAAAATAGACCCCGTGTTCGATTCTCCAAGAATGTCGCGGCGGAGCCTGCGCTTGGCGACCCCGACGACCAGCTTCTCCGATGATCTGCTCAACAGCAGCGTCCAGTCCAACGCCTCCTATTCTGGAAGCTTTTCTAACGACATGTCGGTGAATAG GTCTGGAAGACAGCGACATAACAGCAGCATGCAGTCCGCGTCCAGCAGCCGGCGTCTGTCCAGGAAAGGGATGGGCAATGTATCTTTCCAGAGCAGCTTCAGCACACACGTCACTGACACCTCCACGTTGTCCACAGTCTTGGATGAGTCGTCGATCCGGGAGCAGACGGAAATGGATCACCTATGGG gCCTTGATGACGACGATCCTAAAG TCCTGGATAGTACGGTGATTCAAGGAAATGGAGACGTTCTCACCGCAGAAACTCAAACCACCCTAGTAAATGGCTACACGTGCAATGACTGCAGCATGCTGTCCGAGAGGAGTAACGCCCTCACCGCATACTCGGCCTCCCGCGCGCCAGATGTGTCCTCCTACACAATCTCTACAAAGGTCTACTCCCGCGACCGCAGCCACAAGTCAA GAGAACTCCCTCCGTCCGTGCACAAGGCGGCGGTGCTGGTCAGAAGCGCGGCGTCCTCCCTGACCGCGCTGCTCATCAGTCTCTTTCACATGGTTACGCTGAAGCTTGGTTATGAGATGAAAG CTCACTCGAATTTCTGTGGAAGTATGAATGTGAAAGGCTTGCAAACGGAGGACGGACATCTCCATATCAATGGAGAGACCCTGT GGAAGGCGGCATCTGGAATGTTCTGGTGGCTGGGCACAGGCTGGTACCAGCTCACTACCCTGGTCTCCTTGCTCAACGTATTTTTGCTAACTAG ATGCCTTCCAAAAATCTACAGAGCGCTGCTCCTCCTGATCCCGTTGCTGCTGCTCCTGG GTCTCTGGCTTTGGGGCTTTGATTCCTTACTGGCCATGCTACCATTATTCAGCGGATCTAGTACCTACACAGCACAAACAGCTGAAGATCCTATTCCCCTGCTGAAGCCGACGCCTGATGTTCACATACCCAGCGCTGACAAGGAG GAGTCCAGGCTTCAGTTTGACCTCCGAATGAGAGAGCTGGAGCAGAAGTTTGGGTCAATGGCCGCCAACCAGCAGCATTATGTGGAAGATTACAACAAGCTGAAACTCCTGGTTATAGAAATCCAGAATCGGATCGGTCAGATGAATGACCCCGGTCAGATGTCGGCTTTGATTTCGGGTCTCCTTGCCGAGCACCTTGCCAAAATTCAGACGGATGTACATGATGCGTCCACG aaagaccATTCCGTCAGCAGTCGTCACGAAGCCCGGATCTTGCATTTAGAAGCCCTACTGAGCAAACTATCAGAG GCAGTTGAGGAAGACCGGAAAAGGGCACAGTCTAATGCAAG CGAAGTTGGAATTGGGGATCAGAGTCATTTACGAAGCCGGATTGAGAGTCTGGAGAAAGAGTTTGAAGCGTACAAAGCAGAATTCCTCAAACAGACCGTAAGGACCAGCTGTGATCTGCCGGACTGCCTGCTCCACAAG GTGGATGCCAGGGTGCGAGAGACTATCCACGCAATGTTCGGAAGCAAAGCAAACCTGCCAGAGGCCTTGCTGCAGTGGCTTTCTGCCAACTATGTCAGCAACGAAGACTTCAACGCCAGACTGCAAGAAGTGGAGCTCCGTCTGTTAAGGAACATCTCGCAGCAGGTCTCCATTACCGGAAAGATCCCAACATCGCAAATGATGGAAGAGACGGTGAGAGGAAGCATAGCCGGCATTACCGAGCAG GAAGCTCGTGTTATCGTGAATAATGCGCTGAAGCTGTACTCGCAGGACCGCACTGGCATGGTGGACTTTGCGTTGGAGTCTGGCG GTGGAAGTATCCTGGGCACTCGCTGCACTGAAACCTATGAGACCAAGACGGCACTTGTGAGTCTGTTTGGGATCCCATTGTGGTATTTATCTCAGTCCCCCAGAGTGGTAATTCAG CCGGACATGTACCCGGGGAACTGCTGGGCCTTTAAAGGAGCTCAGGGATACTTGGTGGTGCGGCTCTCCATGGAGATTTTTCCGACGGCTTTCTCATTGGAGCACATCCCAAAGTCTCTCTCCCCGACCGGTAACATCACGAGCGCTCCAAAGGATTTTGCGATCTAT GGCTTGGAAAATGAGTATCAGGAAGACGGCGTCTTATTGGTCCAGTCCACGTACAATGAAGAGGGAGAGCCCCTGCAGATATTCCACGTCACG GAAGACAACAGGAAGTCTTTCCAGATTGTGGAGCTGCGGATCCTGTCCAATTGGGGCCATTCCAACTACACTTGCCTGTACCGCTTCCGAGCGCATGGATCGCCGGCAAATAACCCTCAATAA
- the SUN1 gene encoding SUN domain-containing protein 1 isoform X8, producing the protein MDYSHLHTYAPPQCVPENTGYTYSLSSSYSSEALDFENLHKIDPVFDSPRMSRRSLRLATPTTSFSDDLLNSSVQSNASYSGSFSNDMSVNRSGRQRHNSSMQSASSSRRLSRKGMGNVSFQSSFSTHVTDTSTLSTVLDESSIREQTEMDHLWGLDDDDPKVLDSTVIQGNGDVLTAETQTTLVNGYTCNDCSMLSERSNALTAYSASRAPDVSSYTISTKVYSRDRSHKSTHSNFCGSMNVKGLQTEDGHLHINGETLWKAASGMFWWLGTGWYQLTTLVSLLNVFLLTRCLPKIYRALLLLIPLLLLLGLWLWGFDSLLAMLPLFSGSSTYTAQTAEDPIPLLKPTPDVHIPSADKEESRLQFDLRMRELEQKFGSMAANQQHYVEDYNKLKLLVIEIQNRIGQMNDPGQMSALISGLLAEHLAKIQTDVHDASTKDHSVSSRHEARILHLEALLSKLSEAVEEDRKRAQSNASEVGIGDQSHLRSRIESLEKEFEAYKAEFLKQTVRTSCDLPDCLLHKVDARVRETIHAMFGSKANLPEALLQWLSANYVSNEDFNARLQEVELRLLRNISQQVSITGKIPTSQMMEETVRGSIAGITEQEARVIVNNALKLYSQDRTGMVDFALESGGGSILGTRCTETYETKTALVSLFGIPLWYLSQSPRVVIQPDMYPGNCWAFKGAQGYLVVRLSMEIFPTAFSLEHIPKSLSPTGNITSAPKDFAIYGLENEYQEDGVLLVQSTYNEEGEPLQIFHVTEDNRKSFQIVELRILSNWGHSNYTCLYRFRAHGSPANNPQ; encoded by the exons CTCCAGTTATTCCTCGGAAGCCTTGGACTTTGAGAACTTGCACAAAATAGACCCCGTGTTCGATTCTCCAAGAATGTCGCGGCGGAGCCTGCGCTTGGCGACCCCGACGACCAGCTTCTCCGATGATCTGCTCAACAGCAGCGTCCAGTCCAACGCCTCCTATTCTGGAAGCTTTTCTAACGACATGTCGGTGAATAG GTCTGGAAGACAGCGACATAACAGCAGCATGCAGTCCGCGTCCAGCAGCCGGCGTCTGTCCAGGAAAGGGATGGGCAATGTATCTTTCCAGAGCAGCTTCAGCACACACGTCACTGACACCTCCACGTTGTCCACAGTCTTGGATGAGTCGTCGATCCGGGAGCAGACGGAAATGGATCACCTATGGG gCCTTGATGACGACGATCCTAAAG TCCTGGATAGTACGGTGATTCAAGGAAATGGAGACGTTCTCACCGCAGAAACTCAAACCACCCTAGTAAATGGCTACACGTGCAATGACTGCAGCATGCTGTCCGAGAGGAGTAACGCCCTCACCGCATACTCGGCCTCCCGCGCGCCAGATGTGTCCTCCTACACAATCTCTACAAAGGTCTACTCCCGCGACCGCAGCCACAAGTCAA CTCACTCGAATTTCTGTGGAAGTATGAATGTGAAAGGCTTGCAAACGGAGGACGGACATCTCCATATCAATGGAGAGACCCTGT GGAAGGCGGCATCTGGAATGTTCTGGTGGCTGGGCACAGGCTGGTACCAGCTCACTACCCTGGTCTCCTTGCTCAACGTATTTTTGCTAACTAG ATGCCTTCCAAAAATCTACAGAGCGCTGCTCCTCCTGATCCCGTTGCTGCTGCTCCTGG GTCTCTGGCTTTGGGGCTTTGATTCCTTACTGGCCATGCTACCATTATTCAGCGGATCTAGTACCTACACAGCACAAACAGCTGAAGATCCTATTCCCCTGCTGAAGCCGACGCCTGATGTTCACATACCCAGCGCTGACAAGGAG GAGTCCAGGCTTCAGTTTGACCTCCGAATGAGAGAGCTGGAGCAGAAGTTTGGGTCAATGGCCGCCAACCAGCAGCATTATGTGGAAGATTACAACAAGCTGAAACTCCTGGTTATAGAAATCCAGAATCGGATCGGTCAGATGAATGACCCCGGTCAGATGTCGGCTTTGATTTCGGGTCTCCTTGCCGAGCACCTTGCCAAAATTCAGACGGATGTACATGATGCGTCCACG aaagaccATTCCGTCAGCAGTCGTCACGAAGCCCGGATCTTGCATTTAGAAGCCCTACTGAGCAAACTATCAGAG GCAGTTGAGGAAGACCGGAAAAGGGCACAGTCTAATGCAAG CGAAGTTGGAATTGGGGATCAGAGTCATTTACGAAGCCGGATTGAGAGTCTGGAGAAAGAGTTTGAAGCGTACAAAGCAGAATTCCTCAAACAGACCGTAAGGACCAGCTGTGATCTGCCGGACTGCCTGCTCCACAAG GTGGATGCCAGGGTGCGAGAGACTATCCACGCAATGTTCGGAAGCAAAGCAAACCTGCCAGAGGCCTTGCTGCAGTGGCTTTCTGCCAACTATGTCAGCAACGAAGACTTCAACGCCAGACTGCAAGAAGTGGAGCTCCGTCTGTTAAGGAACATCTCGCAGCAGGTCTCCATTACCGGAAAGATCCCAACATCGCAAATGATGGAAGAGACGGTGAGAGGAAGCATAGCCGGCATTACCGAGCAG GAAGCTCGTGTTATCGTGAATAATGCGCTGAAGCTGTACTCGCAGGACCGCACTGGCATGGTGGACTTTGCGTTGGAGTCTGGCG GTGGAAGTATCCTGGGCACTCGCTGCACTGAAACCTATGAGACCAAGACGGCACTTGTGAGTCTGTTTGGGATCCCATTGTGGTATTTATCTCAGTCCCCCAGAGTGGTAATTCAG CCGGACATGTACCCGGGGAACTGCTGGGCCTTTAAAGGAGCTCAGGGATACTTGGTGGTGCGGCTCTCCATGGAGATTTTTCCGACGGCTTTCTCATTGGAGCACATCCCAAAGTCTCTCTCCCCGACCGGTAACATCACGAGCGCTCCAAAGGATTTTGCGATCTAT GGCTTGGAAAATGAGTATCAGGAAGACGGCGTCTTATTGGTCCAGTCCACGTACAATGAAGAGGGAGAGCCCCTGCAGATATTCCACGTCACG GAAGACAACAGGAAGTCTTTCCAGATTGTGGAGCTGCGGATCCTGTCCAATTGGGGCCATTCCAACTACACTTGCCTGTACCGCTTCCGAGCGCATGGATCGCCGGCAAATAACCCTCAATAA
- the SUN1 gene encoding SUN domain-containing protein 1 isoform X9, whose product MDYSHLHTYAPPQCVPENTGYTYSLSSSYSSEALDFENLHKIDPVFDSPRMSRRSLRLATPTTSFSDDLLNSSVQSNASYSGSFSNDMSVNRSGRQRHNSSMQSASSSRRLSRKGMGNVSFQSSFSTHVTDTSTLSTVLDESSIREQTEMDHLWGLDDDDPKVLDSTVIQGNGDVLTAETQTTLVNGYTCNDCSMLSERSNALTAYSASRAPDVSSYTISTKVYSRDRSHKSRKAASGMFWWLGTGWYQLTTLVSLLNVFLLTRCLPKIYRALLLLIPLLLLLGLWLWGFDSLLAMLPLFSGSSTYTAQTAEDPIPLLKPTPDVHIPSADKEESRLQFDLRMRELEQKFGSMAANQQHYVEDYNKLKLLVIEIQNRIGQMNDPGQMSALISGLLAEHLAKIQTDVHDASTKDHSVSSRHEARILHLEALLSKLSEAVEEDRKRAQSNASEVGIGDQSHLRSRIESLEKEFEAYKAEFLKQTVRTSCDLPDCLLHKVDARVRETIHAMFGSKANLPEALLQWLSANYVSNEDFNARLQEVELRLLRNISQQVSITGKIPTSQMMEETVRGSIAGITEQEARVIVNNALKLYSQDRTGMVDFALESGGGSILGTRCTETYETKTALVSLFGIPLWYLSQSPRVVIQPDMYPGNCWAFKGAQGYLVVRLSMEIFPTAFSLEHIPKSLSPTGNITSAPKDFAIYGLENEYQEDGVLLVQSTYNEEGEPLQIFHVTEDNRKSFQIVELRILSNWGHSNYTCLYRFRAHGSPANNPQ is encoded by the exons CTCCAGTTATTCCTCGGAAGCCTTGGACTTTGAGAACTTGCACAAAATAGACCCCGTGTTCGATTCTCCAAGAATGTCGCGGCGGAGCCTGCGCTTGGCGACCCCGACGACCAGCTTCTCCGATGATCTGCTCAACAGCAGCGTCCAGTCCAACGCCTCCTATTCTGGAAGCTTTTCTAACGACATGTCGGTGAATAG GTCTGGAAGACAGCGACATAACAGCAGCATGCAGTCCGCGTCCAGCAGCCGGCGTCTGTCCAGGAAAGGGATGGGCAATGTATCTTTCCAGAGCAGCTTCAGCACACACGTCACTGACACCTCCACGTTGTCCACAGTCTTGGATGAGTCGTCGATCCGGGAGCAGACGGAAATGGATCACCTATGGG gCCTTGATGACGACGATCCTAAAG TCCTGGATAGTACGGTGATTCAAGGAAATGGAGACGTTCTCACCGCAGAAACTCAAACCACCCTAGTAAATGGCTACACGTGCAATGACTGCAGCATGCTGTCCGAGAGGAGTAACGCCCTCACCGCATACTCGGCCTCCCGCGCGCCAGATGTGTCCTCCTACACAATCTCTACAAAGGTCTACTCCCGCGACCGCAGCCACAAGTCAA GGAAGGCGGCATCTGGAATGTTCTGGTGGCTGGGCACAGGCTGGTACCAGCTCACTACCCTGGTCTCCTTGCTCAACGTATTTTTGCTAACTAG ATGCCTTCCAAAAATCTACAGAGCGCTGCTCCTCCTGATCCCGTTGCTGCTGCTCCTGG GTCTCTGGCTTTGGGGCTTTGATTCCTTACTGGCCATGCTACCATTATTCAGCGGATCTAGTACCTACACAGCACAAACAGCTGAAGATCCTATTCCCCTGCTGAAGCCGACGCCTGATGTTCACATACCCAGCGCTGACAAGGAG GAGTCCAGGCTTCAGTTTGACCTCCGAATGAGAGAGCTGGAGCAGAAGTTTGGGTCAATGGCCGCCAACCAGCAGCATTATGTGGAAGATTACAACAAGCTGAAACTCCTGGTTATAGAAATCCAGAATCGGATCGGTCAGATGAATGACCCCGGTCAGATGTCGGCTTTGATTTCGGGTCTCCTTGCCGAGCACCTTGCCAAAATTCAGACGGATGTACATGATGCGTCCACG aaagaccATTCCGTCAGCAGTCGTCACGAAGCCCGGATCTTGCATTTAGAAGCCCTACTGAGCAAACTATCAGAG GCAGTTGAGGAAGACCGGAAAAGGGCACAGTCTAATGCAAG CGAAGTTGGAATTGGGGATCAGAGTCATTTACGAAGCCGGATTGAGAGTCTGGAGAAAGAGTTTGAAGCGTACAAAGCAGAATTCCTCAAACAGACCGTAAGGACCAGCTGTGATCTGCCGGACTGCCTGCTCCACAAG GTGGATGCCAGGGTGCGAGAGACTATCCACGCAATGTTCGGAAGCAAAGCAAACCTGCCAGAGGCCTTGCTGCAGTGGCTTTCTGCCAACTATGTCAGCAACGAAGACTTCAACGCCAGACTGCAAGAAGTGGAGCTCCGTCTGTTAAGGAACATCTCGCAGCAGGTCTCCATTACCGGAAAGATCCCAACATCGCAAATGATGGAAGAGACGGTGAGAGGAAGCATAGCCGGCATTACCGAGCAG GAAGCTCGTGTTATCGTGAATAATGCGCTGAAGCTGTACTCGCAGGACCGCACTGGCATGGTGGACTTTGCGTTGGAGTCTGGCG GTGGAAGTATCCTGGGCACTCGCTGCACTGAAACCTATGAGACCAAGACGGCACTTGTGAGTCTGTTTGGGATCCCATTGTGGTATTTATCTCAGTCCCCCAGAGTGGTAATTCAG CCGGACATGTACCCGGGGAACTGCTGGGCCTTTAAAGGAGCTCAGGGATACTTGGTGGTGCGGCTCTCCATGGAGATTTTTCCGACGGCTTTCTCATTGGAGCACATCCCAAAGTCTCTCTCCCCGACCGGTAACATCACGAGCGCTCCAAAGGATTTTGCGATCTAT GGCTTGGAAAATGAGTATCAGGAAGACGGCGTCTTATTGGTCCAGTCCACGTACAATGAAGAGGGAGAGCCCCTGCAGATATTCCACGTCACG GAAGACAACAGGAAGTCTTTCCAGATTGTGGAGCTGCGGATCCTGTCCAATTGGGGCCATTCCAACTACACTTGCCTGTACCGCTTCCGAGCGCATGGATCGCCGGCAAATAACCCTCAATAA
- the SUN1 gene encoding SUN domain-containing protein 1 isoform X7 encodes MQSASSSRRLSRKGMGNVSFQSSFSTHVTDTSTLSTVLDESSIREQTEMDHLWGLDDDDPKVLDSTVIQGNGDVLTAETQTTLVNGYTCNDCSMLSERSNALTAYSASRAPDVSSYTISTKVYSRDRSHKSRELPPSVHKAAVLVRSAASSLTALLISLFHMVTLKLGYEMKAHSNFCGSMNVKGLQTEDGHLHINGETLCDDCKGRQQHEQHLTVHTRSSRARRVAGSLWHVFSYTGYFLVQAARSAGAAGWFVSRKVLSFLWLAIVSPGKAASGMFWWLGTGWYQLTTLVSLLNVFLLTRCLPKIYRALLLLIPLLLLLGLWLWGFDSLLAMLPLFSGSSTYTAQTAEDPIPLLKPTPDVHIPSADKEESRLQFDLRMRELEQKFGSMAANQQHYVEDYNKLKLLVIEIQNRIGQMNDPGQMSALISGLLAEHLAKIQTDVHDASTKDHSVSSRHEARILHLEALLSKLSEAVEEDRKRAQSNASEVGIGDQSHLRSRIESLEKEFEAYKAEFLKQTVRTSCDLPDCLLHKVDARVRETIHAMFGSKANLPEALLQWLSANYVSNEDFNARLQEVELRLLRNISQQVSITGKIPTSQMMEETVRGSIAGITEQEARVIVNNALKLYSQDRTGMVDFALESGGGSILGTRCTETYETKTALVSLFGIPLWYLSQSPRVVIQPDMYPGNCWAFKGAQGYLVVRLSMEIFPTAFSLEHIPKSLSPTGNITSAPKDFAIYGLENEYQEDGVLLVQSTYNEEGEPLQIFHVTEDNRKSFQIVELRILSNWGHSNYTCLYRFRAHGSPANNPQ; translated from the exons ATGCAGTCCGCGTCCAGCAGCCGGCGTCTGTCCAGGAAAGGGATGGGCAATGTATCTTTCCAGAGCAGCTTCAGCACACACGTCACTGACACCTCCACGTTGTCCACAGTCTTGGATGAGTCGTCGATCCGGGAGCAGACGGAAATGGATCACCTATGGG gCCTTGATGACGACGATCCTAAAG TCCTGGATAGTACGGTGATTCAAGGAAATGGAGACGTTCTCACCGCAGAAACTCAAACCACCCTAGTAAATGGCTACACGTGCAATGACTGCAGCATGCTGTCCGAGAGGAGTAACGCCCTCACCGCATACTCGGCCTCCCGCGCGCCAGATGTGTCCTCCTACACAATCTCTACAAAGGTCTACTCCCGCGACCGCAGCCACAAGTCAA GAGAACTCCCTCCGTCCGTGCACAAGGCGGCGGTGCTGGTCAGAAGCGCGGCGTCCTCCCTGACCGCGCTGCTCATCAGTCTCTTTCACATGGTTACGCTGAAGCTTGGTTATGAGATGAAAG CTCACTCGAATTTCTGTGGAAGTATGAATGTGAAAGGCTTGCAAACGGAGGACGGACATCTCCATATCAATGGAGAGACCCTGT GTGATGACTGTAAAGGGAGACAACAACATGAGCAGCACCTCACTGTGCACACACGGTCCTCACGGGCTAGACGGGTGGCGGGGTCCTTGTGGCACGTCTTTTCCTACACAg GTTACTTTTTAGTGCAAGCGGCGCGCAGTGCTGGAGCTGCTGGATGGTTTGTATCCAGGAAGGTGTTGTCGTTTCTTTGGTTGGCCATTGTATCACCAG GGAAGGCGGCATCTGGAATGTTCTGGTGGCTGGGCACAGGCTGGTACCAGCTCACTACCCTGGTCTCCTTGCTCAACGTATTTTTGCTAACTAG ATGCCTTCCAAAAATCTACAGAGCGCTGCTCCTCCTGATCCCGTTGCTGCTGCTCCTGG GTCTCTGGCTTTGGGGCTTTGATTCCTTACTGGCCATGCTACCATTATTCAGCGGATCTAGTACCTACACAGCACAAACAGCTGAAGATCCTATTCCCCTGCTGAAGCCGACGCCTGATGTTCACATACCCAGCGCTGACAAGGAG GAGTCCAGGCTTCAGTTTGACCTCCGAATGAGAGAGCTGGAGCAGAAGTTTGGGTCAATGGCCGCCAACCAGCAGCATTATGTGGAAGATTACAACAAGCTGAAACTCCTGGTTATAGAAATCCAGAATCGGATCGGTCAGATGAATGACCCCGGTCAGATGTCGGCTTTGATTTCGGGTCTCCTTGCCGAGCACCTTGCCAAAATTCAGACGGATGTACATGATGCGTCCACG aaagaccATTCCGTCAGCAGTCGTCACGAAGCCCGGATCTTGCATTTAGAAGCCCTACTGAGCAAACTATCAGAG GCAGTTGAGGAAGACCGGAAAAGGGCACAGTCTAATGCAAG CGAAGTTGGAATTGGGGATCAGAGTCATTTACGAAGCCGGATTGAGAGTCTGGAGAAAGAGTTTGAAGCGTACAAAGCAGAATTCCTCAAACAGACCGTAAGGACCAGCTGTGATCTGCCGGACTGCCTGCTCCACAAG GTGGATGCCAGGGTGCGAGAGACTATCCACGCAATGTTCGGAAGCAAAGCAAACCTGCCAGAGGCCTTGCTGCAGTGGCTTTCTGCCAACTATGTCAGCAACGAAGACTTCAACGCCAGACTGCAAGAAGTGGAGCTCCGTCTGTTAAGGAACATCTCGCAGCAGGTCTCCATTACCGGAAAGATCCCAACATCGCAAATGATGGAAGAGACGGTGAGAGGAAGCATAGCCGGCATTACCGAGCAG GAAGCTCGTGTTATCGTGAATAATGCGCTGAAGCTGTACTCGCAGGACCGCACTGGCATGGTGGACTTTGCGTTGGAGTCTGGCG GTGGAAGTATCCTGGGCACTCGCTGCACTGAAACCTATGAGACCAAGACGGCACTTGTGAGTCTGTTTGGGATCCCATTGTGGTATTTATCTCAGTCCCCCAGAGTGGTAATTCAG CCGGACATGTACCCGGGGAACTGCTGGGCCTTTAAAGGAGCTCAGGGATACTTGGTGGTGCGGCTCTCCATGGAGATTTTTCCGACGGCTTTCTCATTGGAGCACATCCCAAAGTCTCTCTCCCCGACCGGTAACATCACGAGCGCTCCAAAGGATTTTGCGATCTAT GGCTTGGAAAATGAGTATCAGGAAGACGGCGTCTTATTGGTCCAGTCCACGTACAATGAAGAGGGAGAGCCCCTGCAGATATTCCACGTCACG GAAGACAACAGGAAGTCTTTCCAGATTGTGGAGCTGCGGATCCTGTCCAATTGGGGCCATTCCAACTACACTTGCCTGTACCGCTTCCGAGCGCATGGATCGCCGGCAAATAACCCTCAATAA